Within the Sebastes umbrosus isolate fSebUmb1 chromosome 5, fSebUmb1.pri, whole genome shotgun sequence genome, the region ACTGGGGCCGGGGTGGAACTGGAGTCTCTGATGGTgacaaactgttttctgtttgtgaggTAGGACTGAAACCAGGAGAGAGCTGAACCGGTGAGGCCAAGGTAGTCAGATAGGCGGGTGAGGAGGATGGTGTGGGAGACTGTGTCGAAGGCAGCTGAGAGgtccaggaggatgaggatgctgATGTTACCAGAATCTGCAGCGATGAGGAGGTCATTTGTGATTTTGATGAGGGTGGTCTCTGTGCTGTGGTGTGGTCTGAAGCCAGATTGAAACGTTTCGTAGAGCTCATGGTTGGCCATATGTTGATGGAGTTGGGCGGCCACTGCTCTTTCCAGAATTTTGCTCAGGAAAGGAAGGTTGGAGATCGGTCGGTAGTTGTTGCTGTCATCCCGGTCCAGACCTGGCTTTTTGAGGATGGGAGTGACTGATGCCATCTTGAGGCTGTCGGGTACAAGACCAGATGCCAAGGAGGAGTTGATGATGTTCACCATAATGGGGCACAGGGCAGGTAGGCAAGCCTTGACCAAGGCTGTGGGCATTGGGTCCAGAGAACAGGTGGAGGCTTTGGCCTTAGTGACCAACTTGGCGACCTGAGGAGCACATAcaggggagaaggaggagagggagcacTGAGGCAGGCGAACATCCAAGGGAGCCACGCCCAGTggctgaggtgtgtgtggagggaggtGGGCAGGCGCCAGGAGCTGCTGATGGATGGACTCGACTTTGTCCTGGAAAAAGTCCAGGAACTTAGTGCAGAGGTCGGGGGCAcctgaggggaggggggggtcgAGGGGGCGAAGGAGCCGGTTGATGGTGGTGAACAGCATTCTGGGGTGGTTTTGTTGGTTGGTAATGAGGGTGGAGTAGTAGTGTGTTTTGGCCTGGGAGAGAGCTACTTTGTAGGCCCTCACATGCTCTTTATAAGCCTCAAGGTGGACAGTGAGGCCAGATCTTTTGTAGCGCCTCTCCAGTTGACGGCCGGTGGTCTTCTGGGTGCGGAGTTCAGTGGTGAACCAGGGGGCGGGACGGGTGTAGGAGACAGTCCGGGTTTTGAGGGGGGCAAGGGAGTCAAGGCTGCCGGATAAAGTGGCGTTGTAGTGGGCAACCAGCCCATCAGCAGAGCTGTCGTGGGGATCTGAGGCCAGATGGGTCGCTATCAGGTCGTTCAGAGCTGGTGTACTCACTGTCTTGATGTTCCTGTATTGGATGGTACGTTTTGTGCGCTGCCTGGGCAGGGTGACAGGAACAGTGCAAAGAACAGCGAGATGGTCTGAAACAGCGAGGTCTAGGCACTGCAGATGGGAGGGAGTTGTGCCAGTGGAGCACACCAGATCCAACGTGTGGCCTTTAGTGTGGGTGGGACTTTTAACGTGCTGTGTGATGTTGAAACAGTCCAACAGTGACAGGAATTCAGTGGCAAACGAGCAGCTGGTGGAGTCCACATGACTCCACATGTTAGCTgcccagacgaaggtctctccatgaatcaatgctgatcctagtgttggcttttcctgcttcagccttccgaccgcggccagagggagacaccggcaaacggtcggagacgataaagtttctcgctgcggagccccgtcacttcacaagacacggaaaacctctgttggtctggaggagctgcagcatttatttctgcacaaacgtccactgcacattcactaaatattctcagagctaaactaactcttctgcagtgtggagtgtgcgcgcatgcacgtgaggtggagcaagctgagtgaaggcaagcaggcagaggagcagaggagcagagactccggccctcgagaccaaagctacggtctcccccgcgtcctccgaccgcggccaacactgttttgcaagacgggcatcattagatataactttgcggttttggtgcttccgggtagtttgtgttggagtcttgtctgaacagcgtagccacatacgagcgcgcatatgagagcgcgcatgggacaccgacccgggtgatttatacgtgtaaaaagttacaaacagtccctttaacctactggtgatgtgttttaatatttgttatttttactctccATCAGTGCTGCTCAGAGTCAAACACTGGTGTCCAAACTGGAGGCCCTGCAGTGCCACTTCACCTGGGATCTGGACCCCAGCAGGAACAAACTTTTCCGTTTCCGTGACCAGCTGGAGGACATCggcacagaggagggaaacagctggctggGTCACATTTACAACCTGCGGGGGTTCATTCAATACAAGCTGGGGTTGACTGAAGACGCCCAGAGTTTGTTCAACAAGGCTGCAGAGGCCTTCCGCCAGATGAGAAGTGCAGATGAGGGTCCCTGGTTAGTGGTGAACTACGGGAACCTGGCTTGGCTGAACCACCACCTGGGAGACCAAGCAGAGAGTCAGGCTTACCTGACAAAGATCGACGCCCTGATGAATAAATACCCATCTCCATCCCAGGACGAGCTCCATCCAGAGATCTACGCTGAAAAAGCCTGGACCCTGATGAAATTCAGCACAGACAAAAATCTGGCTGCAGATTACTTCCAGAGAGCCATCAAGATGCAgccggacatggtggagtggaaCACCAGCCACGTCTTAGTGTTAGCGAGAGCTTTTAAACACAGCAACACGGGGCTGGAGGCTGACATGTTGGAGAAAGTGAGAATCGCCAAGGAACAGGATCCAGAGAACTTGTACCTCGCTGCTTACTACCTTGAGCAATGTGctaagaaaggagagagaattgAAGATGAAGCACGAGAGTTAGCCAGAAAGGTTTTGAGAAATCCCGTCAGCAGCTACAGTGGTATGAAACCATTAATAAGGGTTTACAGAAACTATGTTTCTATTGATGAGGCCATTGAATTGGCAGAGGAggctctggaaaaccatccagaTGAGCGTTATCTGAAGAGATGTGCTGCACTCTGTTACAAATGGAAGATCCTTTTTTTCAGGGACAGTCGCCCAAAGCAAAGCATGATAGACAGAGCAATCAGTCTCCATGAGGAGGTGATTTCTCTTTACCCTCATTCTTCACTTGTGAAGGAACTAGACCTCGCAAATATGTACGCAAAATCCAGTCACGGCCAGGCTAAAGCTGAGCAGATGTATCAGGAACTGCTAGAAAGGAATCTGGAACCTCCAGAGAAGCAGGTCCTTTACAACTACTacgcaaaatatttaatcttcgAGCGACGGGAGTACCAAAGGTCAATAAAATATCACATGAAGGCAGCAGCGATACCGCAACAATCCTTCTATCGTGGGAA harbors:
- the LOC119488352 gene encoding interferon-induced protein with tetratricopeptide repeats 1-like isoform X2, yielding MMSAAQSQTLVSKLEALQCHFTWDLDPSRNKLFRFRDQLEDIGTEEGNSWLGHIYNLRGFIQYKLGLTEDAQSLFNKAAEAFRQMRSADEGPWLVVNYGNLAWLNHHLGDQAESQAYLTKIDALMNKYPSPSQDELHPEIYAEKAWTLMKFSTDKNLAADYFQRAIKMQPDMVEWNTSHVLVLARAFKHSNTGLEADMLEKVRIAKEQDPENLYLAAYYLEQCAKKGERIEDEARELARKVLRNPVSSYSGMKPLIRVYRNYVSIDEAIELAEEALENHPDERYLKRCAALCYKWKILFFRDSRPKQSMIDRAISLHEEVISLYPHSSLVKELDLANMYAKSSHGQAKAEQMYQELLERNLEPPEKQVLYNYYAKYLIFERREYQRSIKYHMKAAAIPQQSFYRGNSIKVLEKITAKGRNQMCREIEEFLENLQEP
- the LOC119488352 gene encoding interferon-induced protein with tetratricopeptide repeats 1-like isoform X1, with translation MMSAAQSQTTLVSKLEALQCHFTWDLDPSRNKLFRFRDQLEDIGTEEGNSWLGHIYNLRGFIQYKLGLTEDAQSLFNKAAEAFRQMRSADEGPWLVVNYGNLAWLNHHLGDQAESQAYLTKIDALMNKYPSPSQDELHPEIYAEKAWTLMKFSTDKNLAADYFQRAIKMQPDMVEWNTSHVLVLARAFKHSNTGLEADMLEKVRIAKEQDPENLYLAAYYLEQCAKKGERIEDEARELARKVLRNPVSSYSGMKPLIRVYRNYVSIDEAIELAEEALENHPDERYLKRCAALCYKWKILFFRDSRPKQSMIDRAISLHEEVISLYPHSSLVKELDLANMYAKSSHGQAKAEQMYQELLERNLEPPEKQVLYNYYAKYLIFERREYQRSIKYHMKAAAIPQQSFYRGNSIKVLEKITAKGRNQMCREIEEFLENLQEP